A part of Solenopsis invicta isolate M01_SB chromosome 2, UNIL_Sinv_3.0, whole genome shotgun sequence genomic DNA contains:
- the LOC105201333 gene encoding intraflagellar transport protein 56 isoform X1, with translation MILSRAKPASSEGVRTSASRKEIPKLEEFLDKRDYTGALTLLEFNSGTSATLETDLWMGYCAFHLGDYKRAATIYENLRQKDYVPPDVPSNLACCYFYLGMYPESQKILEEAADSKLRTRLLFHLALKMGNESKLAEYHRMLQDVIEDQLSLASIHYLQAHYQEAIDVYKRILLDNRDYLALNVYVALCYYKLDYYDVAQEVLQVYLQKYPDSAIAINLKACNHFRLYDGNAAQVEMKQLIEKISSSFSSGHDLLRHNTVVFRNGENALQILPNLVDVIPEARLNLVIYYLKQDDVKAAYDLIKDLEPTVPQEYVLKGMVNAIVGQETNSRDSIKTAQQYFQLVGSSASECDTIHGRQCMASFFFLYRQFERVKLYLNSIKTYFPNQDNFNFNYAQAQVGAGYFKEAEEAFLMIRNEKYKNDYIYISLLSYCYIMNKKAELAWELYLKMDTSAESFNLLQLIANTCYKVGEFWYAARAFDMLERMDPSPEHWEGKRGACCGTFQYIIAEKLPKELLPEVIQILKNTSNSQVEQIIRVMRKWGKDNKANC, from the exons ATG ATTTTGTCGAGGGCCAAGCCAGCCTCGTCGGAAGGCGTTCGAACGTCAGCGTCGCGCAAGGAAATACCGAAATTGGAAGAGTTCCTGGATAAACGAGACTATACTGGCGCTCTGACGCTACTAGAATTCAACAGCGGCACAAGCGCCACCCTGGAGACGGACTTGTGGATGGGATACTGCGCCTTTCACTTGGGCGATTACAAGCGCGCGGCGACGATCTATGAAAACCTGAGGCAGAAAGATTACGTACCACCGGACGTCCCGTCAAATCTAGCGTGTTGCTACTTTTATCTAGGCATGTATCCCGAGTCACAGAAAATCCTGGAAGAGGCGGCGGACAGCAAATTGCGAACTAGACTACTGTTTCACCTGGCCCTCAAGATGGGCAATGAATCCAAGTTGGCGGAATATCATCGAATGCTGCAGGACGTTATTGAGGATCAGCTCAGTCTAGCGTCAATTCATTACTTACAAGCTCACTATCAAGAAGCTATCGATGTTTATAAGAGAATTTTATTGGACAACAG agacTATCTAGCTTTAAATGTATATGTAGCTTTGTGCTATTACAAGCTAGATTACTATGATGTAGCTCAAGAGGTGCTTCAAGTTTACCTACAGAAATATCCAGATAGTGCAATCGCAATTAATTTGAAAGCATGTAATCACTTCCGTTTGTACGATGGAAATGCTGCACAGGTTGAAATGAAGCAACTTATTGAGAAGATATCAAGTTCTTTCAGTTCTGGTCATGATCTTTTACGACATAACACAGTT GTCTTTAGAAATGGTGAAAACGCTTTGCAAATTTTACCCAATTTGGTGGATGTCATACCAGAAGCCAGACTCAAtttagtaatatattatttgaaacaagATGATGTCAAGGCAGCCTATGACTTGATCAAAGATTTGGAACCAACGGTTCCACAAGAATATGTTTTAAAGGGTATGGTTAACGCCATTGTAGGCCAGGAGACCAATTCT CGTGACAGTATAAAAACTGCACAACAGTACTTTCAACTAGTGGGTTCTTCAGCTTCGGAATGCGATACCATACATGGTAGACAATGTATGGcctccttcttcttcctttACCGGCAGTTCGAGCGAGTCAAGCTATATCTGAATTCAATAAAGACATATTTTCCCAATCAggataattttaactttaattacgCTCAAGCGCAAGTTGGAGCGGGTTACTTTAAAGAAGCCGAAGAAGCTTTCCTGATGATacgtaatgaaaaatataaaaacgattaTATTTACATTAGTCTTCTATCATATTGCT ACATAATGAACAAAAAGGCTGAATTGGCTTGGGAACTGTATTTGAAAATGGACACATCGGCGGAATCTTTCAATCTATTACAATTGATTGCCAATACATGTTACAAGGTGGGCGAATTCTGGTATGCCGCTAGAGCTTTCGATATGCTGGAGCGCATGGATCCGAGCCCTGAACATTGGGAAGGAAAACGTGGCGCATGCTGTGGTACCTTTCAGTACATTATCGCGGAAAAGTTACCCAA AGAACTGCTACCGGAAGTGAtacaaattctgaaaaatacaTCTAATTCTCAAGTGGAGCAGATAATACGCGTTATGCGCAAGTGGGGAAAGGATAACAAAGCGAATTGTTAA
- the LOC105201333 gene encoding intraflagellar transport protein 56 isoform X2 yields MGYCAFHLGDYKRAATIYENLRQKDYVPPDVPSNLACCYFYLGMYPESQKILEEAADSKLRTRLLFHLALKMGNESKLAEYHRMLQDVIEDQLSLASIHYLQAHYQEAIDVYKRILLDNRDYLALNVYVALCYYKLDYYDVAQEVLQVYLQKYPDSAIAINLKACNHFRLYDGNAAQVEMKQLIEKISSSFSSGHDLLRHNTVVFRNGENALQILPNLVDVIPEARLNLVIYYLKQDDVKAAYDLIKDLEPTVPQEYVLKGMVNAIVGQETNSRDSIKTAQQYFQLVGSSASECDTIHGRQCMASFFFLYRQFERVKLYLNSIKTYFPNQDNFNFNYAQAQVGAGYFKEAEEAFLMIRNEKYKNDYIYISLLSYCYIMNKKAELAWELYLKMDTSAESFNLLQLIANTCYKVGEFWYAARAFDMLERMDPSPEHWEGKRGACCGTFQYIIAEKLPKELLPEVIQILKNTSNSQVEQIIRVMRKWGKDNKANC; encoded by the exons ATGGGATACTGCGCCTTTCACTTGGGCGATTACAAGCGCGCGGCGACGATCTATGAAAACCTGAGGCAGAAAGATTACGTACCACCGGACGTCCCGTCAAATCTAGCGTGTTGCTACTTTTATCTAGGCATGTATCCCGAGTCACAGAAAATCCTGGAAGAGGCGGCGGACAGCAAATTGCGAACTAGACTACTGTTTCACCTGGCCCTCAAGATGGGCAATGAATCCAAGTTGGCGGAATATCATCGAATGCTGCAGGACGTTATTGAGGATCAGCTCAGTCTAGCGTCAATTCATTACTTACAAGCTCACTATCAAGAAGCTATCGATGTTTATAAGAGAATTTTATTGGACAACAG agacTATCTAGCTTTAAATGTATATGTAGCTTTGTGCTATTACAAGCTAGATTACTATGATGTAGCTCAAGAGGTGCTTCAAGTTTACCTACAGAAATATCCAGATAGTGCAATCGCAATTAATTTGAAAGCATGTAATCACTTCCGTTTGTACGATGGAAATGCTGCACAGGTTGAAATGAAGCAACTTATTGAGAAGATATCAAGTTCTTTCAGTTCTGGTCATGATCTTTTACGACATAACACAGTT GTCTTTAGAAATGGTGAAAACGCTTTGCAAATTTTACCCAATTTGGTGGATGTCATACCAGAAGCCAGACTCAAtttagtaatatattatttgaaacaagATGATGTCAAGGCAGCCTATGACTTGATCAAAGATTTGGAACCAACGGTTCCACAAGAATATGTTTTAAAGGGTATGGTTAACGCCATTGTAGGCCAGGAGACCAATTCT CGTGACAGTATAAAAACTGCACAACAGTACTTTCAACTAGTGGGTTCTTCAGCTTCGGAATGCGATACCATACATGGTAGACAATGTATGGcctccttcttcttcctttACCGGCAGTTCGAGCGAGTCAAGCTATATCTGAATTCAATAAAGACATATTTTCCCAATCAggataattttaactttaattacgCTCAAGCGCAAGTTGGAGCGGGTTACTTTAAAGAAGCCGAAGAAGCTTTCCTGATGATacgtaatgaaaaatataaaaacgattaTATTTACATTAGTCTTCTATCATATTGCT ACATAATGAACAAAAAGGCTGAATTGGCTTGGGAACTGTATTTGAAAATGGACACATCGGCGGAATCTTTCAATCTATTACAATTGATTGCCAATACATGTTACAAGGTGGGCGAATTCTGGTATGCCGCTAGAGCTTTCGATATGCTGGAGCGCATGGATCCGAGCCCTGAACATTGGGAAGGAAAACGTGGCGCATGCTGTGGTACCTTTCAGTACATTATCGCGGAAAAGTTACCCAA AGAACTGCTACCGGAAGTGAtacaaattctgaaaaatacaTCTAATTCTCAAGTGGAGCAGATAATACGCGTTATGCGCAAGTGGGGAAAGGATAACAAAGCGAATTGTTAA